A segment of the Patescibacteria group bacterium genome:
ACGAATCATTGTCCTTCTTGTTTGTGGAGTAAACATGTGGATAATAACCCGGGAGATAGGGGAGCAGAGTGTCAGGGTATGATGCAGCCCATCTACTGTGTTCAAGAAAAAGACTTGTTTATCCTTACCAGTAAGTGTGTTGTGTGTGGCCTTGAAAAGCGAAATAGGCTTACATCTCAGGATAATGTTGATGTTGCCTTTGAAATTGTAGAGAAGGCTAATAGAAAGCTTCTAGGCCTTGATAAATAGGGAAGATCTGCTATAGTAATTGCATTGCGGGATTAGTTAAATGGTATAACAACAGTTTTCCAAACTGTGGTCAGGAGTTCGATTCCCCTATCCCGCACTCGACAAGCTCGTGCTAAAGCACAAAACAAAAGACTCACTAATTAGTGAGTCTTTTGTTATTCATGAAACGTTATTCTTTGTTAAACTTGAGGGGGAAGTGATGTTTTACGTGTAACAGCGTTTCCAATTACTGCTGCTAGAGCAATGAGGACAATAATGGCTACCATATAGATCCATGGATTTTTAGGGCCAGAAATATAGTGCCAGATATGGCGGTGAACGAAACCAATTGAGAGTGCACCCCACCATCCAAGCTGAGAAATAGTAGAAGCAAGGCCAGTTTTAAATACTAAATTAGGCGGAAGATCATTAACATCTCCTAGTCTGTCGGTCGCTTTCTTAATAAAGTGTAAGAATATTCCGTTTAAGCCAAGCATTGCTACAAAGAAGAGCTTTATCCATGTAAGGTTATCTATGAAGCCTTTAAGTGTAATAAGACCAATACCAGAGAGAACGAGACCAACCCAGCCAATCCAGATAAGTCTTTGAGTGACTTCAGCAATCTGAGCAACAGTTTTTAAAGGAAGTTTTTTCAACATCCATAGTACTCCACTAAAATCAATTGCAATAACAGCACCAAACCCTGTAATCAAAGAAACAATATGTATAAAAAGAAAAACAAAAAATACTGGTGTATCCATAATGAAATAGTATAGCAGAGATATTTATTTAAATAAAAACAAATAACAAAAAACCCCTGAGCGTAGTCGAGGGGTTTTTTGTTGTGAAAATAAGATGGAGTCTTATTTTACAGCGTCCTTAAGAGCCTTTGCTGCTCGGAACTTAGGAACTCGCATTGCTGGTACATCTACCATCTCTCCAGTTCGAGGATTTCGAGCCTTTCGAGCCTGTCGCTGCTTTGCTGAGAAGATTCCCAAACCTGCGATTGAAACTTCTTCACCCTTCTTTAGAGAACCTACGATAGCTTCAATCATTGTTTCAACTGCCTGCTCTGCCTGAACCTTTGTTCCTCCAAGCTTTGCGTGTACTGCATCTACGATACTTGCTTTATTCATTGTAATAATTATTACGTTTCTAATTACCGATGCGACCCTGATATGTTCTATATTATATAATATGGCTTATAATAAGGATAGCTCTGAAAAAACTATAAAATATAACTTGCTATCTGGCAAATTCGATGACGCGGGTCTCTCGAATGACTGTTACTTTAATTTCTCCGGGATATTTTAGTTCGTTTTCAATTCGTTGTGCGATCTCTCGTGCGATAGTTTTAGATTCCAAATCATTAACATCTTGAGGAGTGATAAATACCCTTATTTCTCGGCCTGCTTGGAGAGCATAGGCTTTTTCAACTCCCTTAAATGAATTAGCAATTCCTTCAAGATCTTCTAATCTCTTAAGATAATTTTCAACAGTATCACGTCGTGCACCTGGACGTGATCCAGAAATAGCATCTGCGACCTGCACAATAACTGATTCAACCGTTTCATATGGATATTCTCCATGGTGTGCTTGCATTGCTTTAATGATTTCTTCTTGTGCACCAAACTTTTGAAGT
Coding sequences within it:
- a CDS encoding HU family DNA-binding protein, whose product is MNKASIVDAVHAKLGGTKVQAEQAVETMIEAIVGSLKKGEEVSIAGLGIFSAKQRQARKARNPRTGEMVDVPAMRVPKFRAAKALKDAVK
- a CDS encoding RNHCP domain-containing protein, with product MSAKFQKKVEDFTCEHCGKEVNGNGFTNHCPSCLWSKHVDNNPGDRGAECQGMMQPIYCVQEKDLFILTSKCVVCGLEKRNRLTSQDNVDVAFEIVEKANRKLLGLDK